The genome window CCGCGCACCGACGGACGAGTTCACACTCAATCGCCTCGCACTCGTCCTGGGATTGCAGGGGCGGCGGTGGGAGGCTCGTCTTTTTCTGGAGACCGTTGTCCGACAGGGGACCTGCACGGCGCAGAACCTCCTGCTGCTAGGGGATCTCGACCGGACCTTGAACGTCGAGACCGAGGCGGAGCAGTATCGAGCCGCGGCGCCCGAGGACGTGGCGGCCCTCATCGGCTTGGCCAAGGTTCGCCGTGAGCAGGGGCGGTTCGACGATGCGGTGGCACTCCTGGAGAAGGTCGTCGCCACGCGGGAGGATCTGGACGAGGCGTGGGTCGAACTGGGACTGCTGGCGAGCGACCGCGGTGAGGCCGCCTTTGACGCCTGGGTCCGCCGGATCGCGGCGCGGCCGACGCTTCGGGAGCATCCGACGTTCTGGCTCGCCCTGGGACGGCATGAGCAGGCGGCGGGGCGGCGCGAGACGGCGGCCCGCTGCTTCTATCAGGCGGCGCGGCTGAACCCGAACTCGATCCCCGCGCACTATCAGCTCGGGCAGCTCCTGACCGCGCTCAAGCGGACCGCCGACAGCGAACCGTTTCTCCTCCGGGCCGCGCGGCTGGAGCAACTGGCGGGCGTGCTGAACCGGCTTCATTCCGACCCGACGGCGGAACTCATGCTGGAGACGGCAGATCACCTCGACGCACTCGGGCGGCCCTGGGAGGCACGGCTGTGGATCCGCTTCGTCTGGCAGGCGGAACCGGCCCGGCAGCCGCAGATCCGCGAACGGCTCGCCCGCCGCGAGTCGGCTCTGGCGGACGACACCGTGCCGTTTGTCCTTCCGGAAACGTGCCCCGCTTTCCAGGTCGATCTCTCCGCTCTCCCGCTGCCGAAGCTGGCTCCTGCGGCACCCGGCTCCTCCGTCCCGGAGTCGACGTCCTCAGGGGCGTTCGCCTTCCGGTTCGAAGACGACGCTCCGGCGGCGGGGATCGAGATGACGTACTTCAACAGCGCCGACCCCGCGACCGAGGGGATGCGGATGTTCGAGTTCACCGGCGGCGGAGTCGGTGCGGCGGACTTCGATCGTGATGGCTGGCCCGACCTCTATTTGACACAGGGCTGCGTCCTTCCCCCGAGGCCCCAGACCTCGGCTGATCTGTCCCGGCTGGATCAGCTCTACCGCAACCGCGGCAACGGGACGTTTGCGAACGCGACCGCCGGGAGCACGATCATCGAGCCCCGCTTCGGCCAGGGGCTGGCCTGGGGAGACGTCAATCACGACGGGTTCCCGGACCTCTATGTCGGGAACCTCGGGCCGAACGCTCTGTTCCTGAACAACGGCGACGGGACATTTTCAGAGGTGACCGCCGACCTCTCGGACGGCGGCGGGGACGCCTGGACCACGAGTGTCGGGATGGCGGACCTCGACGGGGACGGGGCGGTCGACCTGTATGCCGCCAACTACCTCGCTGGTGACGAGATCTATACGAAGATGTGCGTGACCGATGGCCGTCCGCGGGCCTGCCTTCCGATCGTGTTCCCCGCCGCGCCCGATGCGTTCCACCAGGGGACGGGCGACGGACGATTCGTCGAACGGACGAAGGCGGCCGGGTTCGATGTCCCGCTCGGCAATGGCCTGGGACTGCTGGTCGCGGACTTCGACGGCAGCCGGACGCTCGACGTGTTCGTCGCCAACGACGCGGTTCCGAACTTCTTCTTCAGCCGCGACTCCGCTGATCCGGGAGCCCCCTTCACCGATGTCGCCTTTGCGAACGGCACTGCAGTCGATGCGGAGGGGCGGCCACAGGCCTGCATGGGGGTCGCGGCGGACGATCTCGATGGCGATGGGGATCTCGATCTGTTCGTGACGAACTTCTATCTGGAGTCGAACACCTTCTACGAGAACCACGGAGAGGGGCTGTTCCGGGATGCGACGCGCGACGCGGGGCTGAAGGAGCCGGGCTACAAGCTCCTCGGGTTCGGGACCCAGGCGATCGATGGCGACAACGACGGGCGGCCGGAGCTCGTTATTGCCAACGGCCACATTGACGACTTTTCCTTTAAGGACATTCCGTTCCGGATGCCGCCGCTGTTTCTCTCGCGATCCGCACAGGGCCGCTTTGTCGAAGCGGCTCCGAAGGCGATGGGGCCGTACTTTGAGAAGGAGTGGTTGGGGCGGGGGCTGGCGATGCTCGACTGGAACCGCGATGGGCGTGAGGACTTCGTTGTGACACATCTCGAAGACCCCGCGGCTCTGCTGACGAACCGGACGGCGACGGGTGGCCGGTGGCTGAGTGTTGAACTGGTGGGTCGCGAGTCTCCTCGGCACCCCGTCGGTGCGCAGGTCACTGTCTCATCGGGCGAGACCAGGCGGACGCGGTTCCTCACGGCCGGTTGCGGTTATCAGGCGAGCAACTCGCCGCTGCTGCACTTTGGGCTTGGGTCGGCGGGGGAAGTGGCGACGGTCGAGGTTCGCTGGCCGAGTGGTCGGATGCAGCGGTTTGAGGTGGTCCCGCTCGACCGGGAAGTCGTGTGTGTGGAAGGGGAGCCAAACATCGTTCCCAAAGTAGTCATCCGATAAAGGCCTCACCGGGTCCAGGGGCACCCTGGTCAGGGGATGCAAGGGGGAGAATCCCCCTTGCCCGCCGGAGGCCTGGCCGTCGAGAGATGTCTGAAGGAGATCGTGTCCAAGCGCGGACACCGTACCGTATGCCCCCTCACCAACCCGCAGGGATTCCAGGGCGAGCGTGGAGTCCTCAACGCCGGTCCCACAAAGGGGACGTCCGTTGTGTACCACGGTTCCTCACAGGAGTGCCTCCGGCGGCAAGGGGGTGAGACCCCCTTGACCCCGGCTGCCGTGGAACGTTGGGTTTGAGCTATGGACGCCGCGCCGGCAAGGACGCGGGTCAGCTACCGAGACAGGCTGTGCGCCATCTGCTCCAGACCAAGCCGGAGATTGGCCTGCGTCCACAGCAGCGGCGTGATGTCATTGGGAACCCACTTCCCCTTCTCGCAGTAATACGACTCGGGCAGTTTCCACGGACCGAACTTCGACTCCGCCGGCGTCAACTGCTTCAGCGCCCGCTCGAGGAAGAACCGCTGTCGAGCCAGATCCGCCTCGCTGCGAGACGTCTCATACCGCCGCCCATAGATCACGGAGATGATCGAATCGAAGATGCACCACTGCGCCTCCATCCCCTCCCGCAGAAGAGCGTTGCGGGCTTCCAGATCGTCGCTGAAATCGGCGGTCCGCAGCTCGGTCGAGAGGAGCGTCTTGTAATCCGCACACCAGTAAGAGTCGCCGATGTACCGGCGGATCCCGATCGGCCCCATCAGGTGCTTCTCGACGTTGGCGATGATCGCGTCCGCCATCGCGCCGTCCACAACCTCCATCGGATAGATCAGGAACAGGAGCGCGGCGTCGTACTTACGGTTCTTCAGCGGATCGGCCTGCACGCACTCGGCCGGCAGGATCCCATCCAGAGCCTTCTTTCCCTGGCTCTCCAGCCGCGACAGCAGCGCCTGCAGCACCGGAGCCCGCCCCGCTTCGCCGAGGAACGCGTCGAGTTCCTTGAGCGCAGCGAGAGCGACCCCGACGCTCGAGGCCGCGATCTTCCGGACCTCTTCCCAGTGACCGCTGTCCTCATCCTCCCAGTACTTCACCTTGTCCCAGAAGCGGACGATGTCGAGCACGACCTCCCGCTGATCGGCGGTCAGGGTCAGGTGCCCCTGCCGGGCCAGCCGGGCCGTCAGCCACACGAAGTAGCCGAGGGCGTCGTTCTGGGCGTGGGCCCACTTTTCTTCCAGCTCGCTCAGCGTCCGGCCGTCGAAGCGGATGTGCGGCCGGTTCATCGGGTTCGAGTAGTCGATGTCCTCCGCCTCGATCGTCGTCATCCGGTGACGATGCTTGGTGAAGTAGTCGAGGAGCGTGTTCACGCACTGCACTGCGACATCGACCTGCCCGATCGCCAGATGGGCGTGGGCGATGTGCATGTTGTCCCGCACCCAGATGTGCTGGTAGCCCGTCGTTTCGAAGTCCTCCGCCGTCCCCGCCGCCGCGGAGAAGAGCCCGTTCTGGAGCCGGGGGAAGTGGAATGTCCCCTGCTCCTCCAGAAACGCGATCAGCGAGCGGACATCGGACTCGGTCTTGAGAGCGGGGGCCCAATCGGCCACAGCGGTCGTCTTCCAGTTCGTCACTTCGATTCCTCCTTGGGAACCTGCGATGTTAAGGGGCCGGAAATCCAACGCAACTCGATGCGTCTGAGCGGATTGTGCCGGGCGCTTGCATCCGAAGTGCCGATTCGCTGGTCCGGTGGGCCGGCAGCCGCTGGACCGGGACTCCGCGGCGCGGATAGGATCGCCGATTCGTCAGAACAGTCCCCCGCGACGTCCTCCTTCGGCCCGGTCTCCATGCCCCGCGTCATCGACACCCCGCTCCTGGCTCAGAATTCCGATCGGTTCGCGATCGTCGTGTCGCGGTTCAACGACCTCATCACCGGACGGCTGATGGAAGGGGCGGTCTCGACGCTGACCCGTCACGGGGCGGACGAGGGGAAGATCACCGTCGCCTGGGTGCCGGGGTCGTATGAGCTGCCGCTCGCGAGCGAGAAGCTGGCCGCTTCCGGAGAGTATGAGGCGGTCATCGCCCTGGGGGCCGTGATCCAGGGGGAGACGACGCACCACGACTACATCAACCACGCCATGGCGCAGGGGCTGATGCAGGCGAGCCAGCGGACCGGCGTACCGATCCTCTTCGGCGTCCTGACCTGCGAGAACCTCGACCAGGCGCTGAACCGCGCCGGCGGCAAGGTTGGCAACAAGGGGACCGAGGCGGCGCTGGCGGCGATCGAGATGGTGAACCTGCTCCGCAAGCTCGGCTGAAAGAGCCTTCCACGGCCGACGGAGTGCTACGCGACGGTCGGCTTGGAAACCTTGGCCGCGATCGGGAGTCCGAACCAGTTCCGTGTCTCCGGGCGGCCGAGGGACCGGAAGGCGGCCGTCAGGATCGCGACGAAGGCGAGCGTGACCGCCATCACGTAGACCCGGCCATACCATGGGATCGGGATACCGTCGCTCTGAAGCCGGGCGAACGGCACCAGGACCGCGAATCCGACGAACCAGAGGACGCTGAGCGCCGAGACGAGCCGCCACGTCCACCAGGCCCACCGGCGGCCGGCCACGAGTCCGCCGAAGAGCGCGAGGGTCGGCAGGTGGAGATAGGTCGACCAGTAGCCGATCCGCCCCTCCTGTCGGACGATCCGATCGCTCAGCTCGAGGGCGAAGAACGCCAGAAAGACGATGTTCGCGGCCAGGGCGATCCGGACTCCTGCGGGCAAGGGCGGGCTGCTTTGCCGTGATCCTGTCCAGACCAGCGTGACACCGACCGCGAGCAGACTCCCCGCCACCCCCAGCACGGCCCCGCGGGCGAAGGTCCACAGTCCGTCCTCCAGCCGCCCCATGACGACCGGAACGATGAGCGCCAGGGCCGAGAAGAAGACGGCCCAGCCGATCGGAACGAAAGCCTGCCGCATGTGACTCTCCCGCCAGCGAGGGATGAGAAACTCCCGGCCAACTACGAATCGCCTGCACGTCCCGTGGGCGCCTTCTGGTGAAAACTCCCGCTTCGTCGGGCGGAACCGCGGCGGCGTCGGACGACGATTCCGACCCGTTGTTCAATCGAATGCGCGGGCGACTTCGTCGTAGTAACGGC of Planctomyces sp. SH-PL14 contains these proteins:
- a CDS encoding FG-GAP-like repeat-containing protein, producing MRNPLLLADRRVLLCGLVGIAIWGCSPAPSSGPMPPSSPSASDRLPEARAAMKGGKLEDAFAIADAMAAGTGPQRNAALLIAGEVRQRQKRFDEAVDLFLRIDEVADEFVIARQTAGDLRLHQGRLSDAESIWRSTLSRAPTDEFTLNRLALVLGLQGRRWEARLFLETVVRQGTCTAQNLLLLGDLDRTLNVETEAEQYRAAAPEDVAALIGLAKVRREQGRFDDAVALLEKVVATREDLDEAWVELGLLASDRGEAAFDAWVRRIAARPTLREHPTFWLALGRHEQAAGRRETAARCFYQAARLNPNSIPAHYQLGQLLTALKRTADSEPFLLRAARLEQLAGVLNRLHSDPTAELMLETADHLDALGRPWEARLWIRFVWQAEPARQPQIRERLARRESALADDTVPFVLPETCPAFQVDLSALPLPKLAPAAPGSSVPESTSSGAFAFRFEDDAPAAGIEMTYFNSADPATEGMRMFEFTGGGVGAADFDRDGWPDLYLTQGCVLPPRPQTSADLSRLDQLYRNRGNGTFANATAGSTIIEPRFGQGLAWGDVNHDGFPDLYVGNLGPNALFLNNGDGTFSEVTADLSDGGGDAWTTSVGMADLDGDGAVDLYAANYLAGDEIYTKMCVTDGRPRACLPIVFPAAPDAFHQGTGDGRFVERTKAAGFDVPLGNGLGLLVADFDGSRTLDVFVANDAVPNFFFSRDSADPGAPFTDVAFANGTAVDAEGRPQACMGVAADDLDGDGDLDLFVTNFYLESNTFYENHGEGLFRDATRDAGLKEPGYKLLGFGTQAIDGDNDGRPELVIANGHIDDFSFKDIPFRMPPLFLSRSAQGRFVEAAPKAMGPYFEKEWLGRGLAMLDWNRDGREDFVVTHLEDPAALLTNRTATGGRWLSVELVGRESPRHPVGAQVTVSSGETRRTRFLTAGCGYQASNSPLLHFGLGSAGEVATVEVRWPSGRMQRFEVVPLDREVVCVEGEPNIVPKVVIR
- a CDS encoding glycoside hydrolase family 15 protein; protein product: MTNWKTTAVADWAPALKTESDVRSLIAFLEEQGTFHFPRLQNGLFSAAAGTAEDFETTGYQHIWVRDNMHIAHAHLAIGQVDVAVQCVNTLLDYFTKHRHRMTTIEAEDIDYSNPMNRPHIRFDGRTLSELEEKWAHAQNDALGYFVWLTARLARQGHLTLTADQREVVLDIVRFWDKVKYWEDEDSGHWEEVRKIAASSVGVALAALKELDAFLGEAGRAPVLQALLSRLESQGKKALDGILPAECVQADPLKNRKYDAALLFLIYPMEVVDGAMADAIIANVEKHLMGPIGIRRYIGDSYWCADYKTLLSTELRTADFSDDLEARNALLREGMEAQWCIFDSIISVIYGRRYETSRSEADLARQRFFLERALKQLTPAESKFGPWKLPESYYCEKGKWVPNDITPLLWTQANLRLGLEQMAHSLSR
- the ribH gene encoding 6,7-dimethyl-8-ribityllumazine synthase; translated protein: MPRVIDTPLLAQNSDRFAIVVSRFNDLITGRLMEGAVSTLTRHGADEGKITVAWVPGSYELPLASEKLAASGEYEAVIALGAVIQGETTHHDYINHAMAQGLMQASQRTGVPILFGVLTCENLDQALNRAGGKVGNKGTEAALAAIEMVNLLRKLG